A stretch of the Amycolatopsis sp. BJA-103 genome encodes the following:
- the efeB gene encoding iron uptake transporter deferrochelatase/peroxidase subunit: MTGTEDTRVSRRKLFGMAGAGAALVGTGAAAGFGANRLLGGDSPAQAAQSVVEFHGEHQAGIVTPVQENLHFVALDVTTKDREKLVKLLRTWTDAARRMTAGREVGTGGAVGGAPAAPPSDTGEALDLAASSLTLTIGFGPSLFDDRFGLAPKRPAALIDLPLFPADKLDPARSGGDVCIQACADDPQVAVHAIRNLVRLGFGVTAVRWSQLGFGRSSSTSRAQSTPRNLFGFKDGTRNVKAEEADVLRDQVWATAEDGQPWMAGGSFLVARRIRMHIETWDRESLRGQEGIVGRSKGAGAPLGQAAEFDEPDFNVGGAGGEKLIPEDSHVRLASHENLNGARILRRGYNFVDGSDGVGHLDAGLFFLAFNRDTRKQFVPMQQALSSKDAMMEYLQHTGSAHFAVPPGVREGGFWGEGLFA, translated from the coding sequence ATGACCGGGACGGAGGACACCCGGGTCTCCCGCCGGAAGCTGTTCGGCATGGCGGGAGCGGGTGCCGCTCTCGTCGGAACCGGCGCGGCCGCCGGATTCGGGGCGAACCGGCTGCTCGGCGGGGACAGCCCGGCACAGGCCGCGCAGAGCGTCGTCGAGTTCCATGGCGAGCACCAGGCCGGGATCGTGACGCCGGTCCAGGAGAACCTGCATTTCGTCGCGCTGGACGTGACGACGAAGGATCGCGAAAAGCTGGTCAAGCTGCTGCGCACGTGGACGGACGCGGCCCGGCGGATGACCGCGGGCCGGGAGGTCGGGACGGGCGGCGCCGTCGGTGGCGCCCCCGCCGCCCCGCCGAGTGACACCGGCGAGGCCCTCGATCTGGCGGCGTCGTCGCTGACGCTGACGATCGGTTTCGGCCCTTCGCTGTTCGACGACCGGTTCGGGCTCGCCCCGAAACGGCCCGCCGCGCTGATCGACCTCCCCCTGTTCCCGGCCGACAAACTCGACCCCGCGCGCAGCGGTGGCGACGTCTGTATCCAGGCGTGCGCGGACGATCCGCAGGTCGCGGTGCACGCGATCCGGAACCTGGTACGGCTGGGCTTCGGCGTCACGGCGGTGCGCTGGTCGCAACTCGGGTTCGGCCGCAGTTCGTCGACGTCGCGGGCACAGTCCACACCGCGGAACCTGTTCGGGTTCAAGGACGGGACGCGCAACGTCAAGGCCGAGGAGGCCGACGTCCTGCGCGACCAGGTGTGGGCGACGGCCGAAGACGGGCAGCCGTGGATGGCGGGCGGGTCGTTCCTGGTGGCCCGCCGGATCCGCATGCACATCGAGACCTGGGACCGGGAATCGTTGCGAGGGCAGGAAGGCATCGTCGGCCGGTCGAAGGGCGCGGGCGCGCCGCTGGGGCAGGCCGCCGAGTTCGACGAGCCCGACTTCAACGTCGGCGGCGCGGGCGGCGAGAAACTGATCCCGGAGGATTCACACGTCCGGCTCGCCTCGCACGAGAACCTGAACGGGGCACGGATCCTGCGGCGCGGCTACAACTTCGTCGACGGTTCCGACGGTGTCGGGCACCTCGACGCGGGGCTGTTCTTCCTCGCCTTCAACCGGGACACTCGCAAGCAGTTCGTGCCGATGCAGCAGGCGCTGTCATCGAAAGACGCGATGATGGAGTATCTCCAGCACACCGGATCCGCTCATTTCGCCGTGCCACCGGGCGTGCGTGAAGGCGGTTTCTGGGGCGAAGGCCTG